One genomic segment of Gossypium arboreum isolate Shixiya-1 chromosome 3, ASM2569848v2, whole genome shotgun sequence includes these proteins:
- the LOC108481367 gene encoding nuclear transcription factor Y subunit B-1-like: MAENIGTSNDGGGDGGGFKEQDHLLPIANVGRIMKQILPPNAKISKEAKETMQECVSEFISFVTGEASEKCRKERRKTVNGDDICWALATLGFDDYAVPLKRYLYKFREFEGDKAANQVKVSISNSKDDDGDEAQKQQQQQSPLMFQHDWKQ, encoded by the coding sequence ATGGCCGAAAACATTGGAACATCAAATGATGGTGGTGGCGATGGCGGCGGCTTTAAAGAGCAGGACCATTTACTCCCCATAGCCAACGTTGGTCGAATAATGAAACAAATCCTTCCCCCAAACGCCAAAATCTCCAAAGAAGCTAAAGAAACCATGCAAGAATGCGTATCGGAGTTCATCAGCTTCGTCACCGGCGAAGCATCGGAGAAATGCAGGAAAGAGAGGCGGAAGACCGTTAATGGCGACGATATTTGTTGGGCTTTGGCGACGCTAGGTTTCGACGACTATGCGGTGCCGTTGAAACGGTACTTGTACAAGTTTAGGGAATTTGAAGGGGACAAAGCAGCGAATCAAGTGAAGGTTAGTATTAGCAACAGCAAGGATGATGATGGTGATGAAGCtcaaaaacaacaacaacaacaatctcCATTGATGTTTCAGCATGATTGGAAGCAGTAA